The Erythrobacter insulae genome window below encodes:
- a CDS encoding ABC transporter ATP-binding protein — MDDTLHPRFSGNPPVVVKGLVNRFGDFTVHQDLSLEVREGEILGVVGGSGTGKSVLMRSIIGLQTPNDGHISVFGRTITGIDPDQDLGVRCRWGVMFQGGALFSTLTVGENVEVPLRQFYPDISPELRKEIARYKVLLSGLPEDAIAKFPSELSGGMKKRAGLARALALDPELLFLDEPTAGLDPIGAAAFDRLTRELKETLGLTVFLITHDLDTLYEICDRVAVIADKQVVAVGTIPELIETGHPWIEAYFNGPRGRAAQSSHQRAHQRQDGSE, encoded by the coding sequence ATGGATGATACGCTTCACCCCCGTTTCAGCGGAAACCCGCCGGTTGTGGTCAAAGGGCTGGTCAACCGGTTCGGCGATTTCACGGTCCATCAAGACCTTTCGCTGGAGGTTCGCGAAGGCGAAATTCTGGGCGTCGTTGGCGGTTCGGGTACCGGCAAATCGGTGTTGATGCGCTCGATCATCGGGCTGCAAACACCCAATGATGGCCATATCTCGGTATTCGGACGCACAATCACCGGAATTGATCCGGATCAGGACCTGGGCGTCAGATGCCGCTGGGGCGTTATGTTCCAAGGCGGCGCGTTGTTCTCAACCTTAACCGTGGGCGAAAATGTCGAAGTGCCTCTCAGGCAGTTTTATCCCGATATTTCGCCTGAACTGCGCAAAGAAATTGCGCGTTATAAAGTGCTTTTGTCGGGCCTGCCCGAAGATGCGATTGCCAAATTCCCTTCGGAATTGTCCGGCGGGATGAAAAAACGTGCCGGTCTGGCCCGCGCGCTCGCGCTTGATCCTGAATTGCTGTTTCTTGATGAGCCAACAGCGGGCCTCGATCCGATTGGCGCGGCTGCTTTTGACCGGCTGACCAGAGAGCTGAAAGAGACGCTGGGCCTCACCGTCTTTCTGATCACGCACGATCTCGATACGCTATATGAAATTTGCGACCGGGTGGCGGTGATCGCGGATAAACAAGTGGTGGCTGTCGGCACGATCCCCGAACTTATCGAAACCGGCCATCCATGGATCGAGGCGTATTTCAACGGACCGCGCGGCCGCGCAGCGCAAAGCTCGCATCAACGCGCGCATCAACGTCAAGATGGCTCGGAATGA
- a CDS encoding ABC transporter permease, translating into MDAAAQFTLDQRDDGRALLSIEGALLVSSIGALDNEFNRLDADISVIDISGVNEIDTIGAWVMVRLADRHEAEIVGANDRAARLLNAVQDASGDAGDGPVRDPVWIRVPKAMGELVFDMRAGIIGVVGFLGRVLIGMGRLIRNPSRFPLKATVRQMELVGVSALPIIGLMSFLIGIVIAQQGAVQLEQFGAESLTINLVGRITLRELGVLMTAIMVAGRSGSAFAAQLGTMKLTEEVDAMRTIGISPAERLVIPRILACTFMMVLLGFYSSVVAIIGGAVVGQFALGIPFFTFLERIQEVVPTHDMWVGLIKAPVFGLIIGLAGCYHGMKVEGNSEQVGLRTTMAVVSAIFAVIVLDAFFAVFFTEIGWG; encoded by the coding sequence ATGGACGCGGCCGCGCAATTCACACTTGATCAAAGGGACGATGGGCGCGCCCTGCTGTCAATCGAAGGGGCGCTGCTCGTCTCCAGCATCGGCGCGCTTGATAATGAATTCAATCGGCTTGATGCCGACATTTCTGTCATCGATATCAGCGGCGTAAATGAAATCGACACAATCGGCGCGTGGGTCATGGTTCGGCTTGCGGATCGTCACGAAGCCGAAATCGTCGGAGCGAATGATCGCGCCGCGCGGCTGCTAAATGCGGTTCAGGATGCAAGCGGCGATGCCGGCGATGGCCCTGTGCGCGACCCGGTGTGGATCCGCGTGCCCAAAGCGATGGGCGAGCTGGTTTTCGATATGCGCGCCGGGATCATCGGGGTAGTCGGGTTTTTGGGCCGCGTGCTGATCGGGATGGGCCGCCTGATCCGCAATCCGAGCCGTTTCCCGCTCAAGGCGACGGTACGCCAGATGGAACTGGTCGGTGTGTCCGCTCTGCCGATTATCGGATTGATGAGCTTTCTGATCGGGATTGTCATCGCGCAGCAAGGCGCGGTGCAGCTGGAACAGTTCGGCGCGGAATCGCTGACCATCAATCTTGTCGGACGGATCACCTTGCGCGAACTTGGCGTCTTGATGACAGCGATCATGGTTGCCGGGCGATCCGGCAGCGCCTTTGCCGCACAATTGGGCACGATGAAGCTCACCGAGGAAGTCGATGCGATGCGCACAATCGGCATTTCCCCCGCAGAACGCCTGGTGATCCCGCGCATTCTCGCCTGCACGTTTATGATGGTGCTGCTCGGCTTTTATTCCTCCGTCGTCGCGATAATCGGGGGCGCTGTGGTCGGGCAGTTTGCGCTCGGCATACCGTTCTTCACGTTTCTCGAACGTATTCAGGAAGTGGTACCGACACATGATATGTGGGTCGGATTGATCAAGGCCCCGGTATTTGGCCTGATTATCGGGCTTGCCGGTTGTTATCACGGCATGAAGGTAGAGGGGAATTCGGAACAGGTCGGCCTGCGCACGACCATGGCGGTGGTTTCTGCCATCTTTGCCGTCATCGTGCTCGATGCGTTTTTCGCGGTGTTCTTTACAGAAATCGGCTGGGGCTGA
- a CDS encoding valine--tRNA ligase produces the protein MTLDTTFNPASIEERWYKHWEETGGFRPERPDAEAFTIVNPPPNVTGSLHIGHALDNTLQDIVIRYERMRGKDALWVVGTDHAGIATQMVVERQMEAKQDKRTNYSREEFVDKVWEWKAESGGTITNQLRRLGCSMDWSREQFTMDPHFTKAVLKTFVDLYNDGLIYRDKRLVNWDPKLKTAISDLEVETQTIAGSFWHFKYPLEAGVTLADGREYIEVATTRPETMLADMAVAVHPSDERYASVVGKHVVLPITGRRIPIVADEHADPELGSGAVKITPGHDFNDFEVGKRAGFAAGEMLNMLDGDANVCQTSDGMVPDEFIGLHRFKRDGQDGAREAVVARLKADGYLIPHIAKTKKGEEVEHDAEPRQIATPFGDRGGVVIEPWLTDQWYVDAEKLAAKPIQQVKSGEIEIVPATWEKTFFNWMENIQPWCISRQLWWGHRIPAWFDADGNAYVAEDEASAQAQAGDGAVLTQDNDVLDTWFSSALWPFATLGWPDNTDLVKKHFPNNLLISGFDILFFWDARMMMMGQYNMGQAPWPKLYLHGLVRAADGAKMSKSKGNVVDPLGLIDQYGADALRFFMAAMESQGRDIKMDERRVEGYRNFATKLWNATRFCQSNGIGASSTLRAPKAKLAANQWIIGEVQQVCAEIEHAMADLRFDAAANAIYQFTWSKFCDWYLELIKPVFAEGADPDAMPAVETREVAGWALDQILVMLHPFMPFITEELWHAQVEQGGTRSYDLIVASWPNPRAEVSKEATDAIDWVIDLTTNVRSAKNELGIPPGAKLAAFLPNASPLAASTIERSSAAIERLARLTPVTIGEAPDGPAMQVTAQASGGSDVFIVPLEGIIDIAEEKARLEKALAASQKEAKSLEGRLSNANFVERAKPEAVEKAKADHAHHSAEVERLEGALKRLG, from the coding sequence ATGACACTCGACACCACATTCAACCCCGCCTCTATCGAGGAACGCTGGTACAAACATTGGGAAGAAACCGGCGGTTTCCGGCCCGAGCGGCCCGACGCGGAAGCCTTCACCATTGTGAATCCGCCGCCCAATGTCACCGGCAGCCTGCATATCGGCCATGCGCTGGACAACACGCTTCAGGATATCGTGATCCGGTATGAACGGATGCGCGGCAAGGATGCTTTATGGGTGGTCGGCACCGATCATGCGGGCATTGCCACGCAGATGGTAGTCGAACGCCAGATGGAGGCGAAGCAGGACAAGCGCACCAATTATTCGCGCGAAGAATTCGTCGATAAAGTGTGGGAATGGAAAGCCGAAAGTGGCGGCACGATCACCAATCAGCTGCGCCGGCTGGGCTGTTCGATGGACTGGAGCCGCGAACAGTTCACGATGGACCCGCATTTCACCAAAGCGGTCCTGAAAACCTTTGTCGATCTGTACAATGACGGCCTGATCTACCGCGACAAACGGCTGGTAAACTGGGACCCGAAACTGAAAACCGCGATCTCCGACCTTGAAGTCGAGACGCAGACGATCGCAGGCAGTTTCTGGCACTTTAAATACCCGTTAGAGGCCGGTGTGACGTTGGCAGATGGGCGCGAATATATCGAGGTTGCGACCACGCGGCCCGAAACGATGCTGGCCGATATGGCGGTCGCGGTGCACCCGTCAGACGAACGCTATGCCAGCGTCGTCGGCAAGCATGTCGTCCTGCCGATTACGGGCCGCCGCATCCCGATTGTGGCGGACGAACACGCCGACCCCGAACTGGGCAGCGGCGCGGTGAAGATCACGCCGGGCCACGATTTCAACGATTTCGAAGTCGGCAAACGCGCAGGCTTTGCGGCGGGCGAGATGCTCAACATGCTCGATGGCGATGCCAATGTCTGTCAGACTTCTGACGGCATGGTCCCTGACGAATTTATCGGCCTGCACCGCTTCAAGCGTGACGGACAAGACGGCGCCCGCGAAGCTGTGGTCGCGCGTCTGAAAGCAGACGGCTACCTGATCCCGCACATCGCCAAGACGAAAAAAGGCGAAGAGGTCGAACACGACGCAGAGCCGCGCCAAATCGCAACGCCTTTCGGTGATCGCGGCGGCGTGGTGATTGAACCGTGGCTGACCGATCAATGGTATGTCGATGCGGAAAAGCTCGCCGCCAAACCGATCCAGCAGGTCAAATCCGGCGAGATCGAGATTGTCCCTGCGACATGGGAAAAGACGTTCTTCAACTGGATGGAAAACATCCAGCCATGGTGCATATCGCGTCAGCTGTGGTGGGGGCACCGGATTCCCGCGTGGTTCGATGCGGACGGCAATGCCTATGTCGCCGAGGACGAGGCAAGCGCTCAGGCGCAGGCCGGTGACGGTGCCGTGCTAACGCAGGACAATGACGTCCTCGACACGTGGTTCTCCTCTGCGCTGTGGCCGTTTGCCACGCTCGGCTGGCCGGACAATACCGATCTCGTCAAGAAACACTTCCCCAACAACCTGCTGATCTCCGGCTTCGACATCCTGTTTTTCTGGGATGCGCGGATGATGATGATGGGTCAGTACAATATGGGACAGGCCCCGTGGCCCAAACTGTATCTGCACGGTCTGGTCCGCGCAGCAGACGGCGCGAAAATGTCCAAGTCCAAGGGCAATGTCGTCGATCCGCTCGGCCTGATTGACCAATATGGCGCGGATGCGCTGCGGTTTTTTATGGCCGCGATGGAAAGTCAGGGCCGCGACATCAAGATGGATGAACGCCGTGTCGAGGGATACCGCAATTTCGCGACCAAGCTGTGGAATGCGACCCGTTTCTGCCAGTCCAACGGCATCGGCGCGTCCTCCACGCTGCGCGCGCCCAAAGCCAAGCTCGCCGCGAACCAATGGATCATCGGCGAAGTCCAGCAAGTCTGCGCCGAGATTGAACATGCGATGGCCGATCTGCGTTTCGATGCGGCGGCCAATGCCATTTACCAGTTCACATGGAGCAAATTCTGCGACTGGTATCTGGAACTGATCAAGCCCGTATTTGCCGAAGGCGCAGACCCGGACGCGATGCCAGCGGTTGAAACCCGCGAGGTCGCCGGTTGGGCGCTCGACCAGATCCTTGTCATGCTGCACCCGTTCATGCCGTTCATCACCGAAGAACTGTGGCACGCGCAGGTTGAACAGGGGGGCACGCGCTCCTACGATCTGATCGTCGCCAGTTGGCCAAACCCGCGCGCCGAAGTTTCCAAGGAAGCAACCGACGCGATCGACTGGGTGATCGACCTCACCACCAATGTCCGCAGCGCGAAAAACGAGCTTGGCATTCCGCCCGGCGCGAAACTCGCCGCGTTCCTGCCGAATGCCTCGCCCCTCGCGGCCAGCACAATCGAGCGCAGCAGCGCCGCGATTGAGCGCCTCGCGCGCCTGACGCCCGTCACCATCGGCGAAGCGCCCGATGGCCCCGCCATGCAGGTAACGGCGCAGGCATCGGGAGGCAGCGACGTGTTCATCGTCCCGCTCGAAGGGATCATCGACATCGCCGAGGAAAAAGCGCGTCTGGAAAAAGCGCTCGCCGCTTCGCAAAAGGAAGCCAAATCGCTCGAAGGGCGGCTTTCAAATGCGAACTTCGTCGAACGCGCCAAGCCCGAAGCGGTGGAGAAAGCCAAGGCTGACCACGCGCATCATTCAGCCGAAGTGGAGCGGCTGGAAGGCGCGCTGAAACGGTTGGGGTAG
- a CDS encoding serine hydrolase domain-containing protein: protein MDKKRTVRSIVNLILTGVAAATLSLPLHAKEDAPHVSAILSSDGTLNSSVVGYDRANAAFNIGSIGKFACTLAALRLSDQGLLDIDQPIADILPDFDGGSPVITTRHLLANRSGLPDGPRPQFLTDAAVPPSTITAIEAANLYASGETIGAPDETFSYNLLNWVVVQAVLEHASGRSFADLLQDTVLKPAGMSNSYMFVGQLGPRGQQPENPAKNLPRFLQCAGGPATTPADLLALLRFPHKGGLSFESLAALTTITTPDQSYTLGGRYIEHMGRQWSWQSGSIGPYKAFAIYDPQNDIGFAAMTASGKEHAVEDPRNAWLGSLPE, encoded by the coding sequence ATGGATAAAAAACGAACCGTTCGCTCAATCGTAAACCTCATTTTGACCGGAGTGGCAGCTGCGACTTTAAGCCTGCCGCTTCACGCCAAAGAAGACGCTCCGCATGTGAGCGCAATTCTTTCATCGGATGGCACACTCAATTCCTCGGTCGTCGGATATGACCGTGCCAACGCCGCGTTCAATATTGGATCAATCGGCAAGTTCGCCTGTACGCTGGCGGCCCTGCGACTATCCGATCAAGGCCTGCTCGATATTGATCAGCCAATTGCCGATATTCTTCCTGATTTCGATGGCGGTTCGCCAGTAATTACTACCCGTCATTTGCTCGCCAACCGCTCGGGCCTGCCCGACGGACCGAGACCACAGTTTCTGACGGATGCAGCGGTCCCGCCCTCTACAATAACCGCAATTGAGGCCGCAAATCTCTACGCTTCTGGTGAGACGATTGGCGCGCCAGATGAGACCTTCTCTTACAACCTGCTCAATTGGGTTGTCGTGCAAGCTGTTCTAGAACATGCCAGCGGGCGTAGCTTTGCCGACCTGTTGCAGGATACCGTTTTGAAACCGGCGGGAATGAGCAATAGCTACATGTTCGTCGGTCAGCTTGGTCCACGCGGACAACAGCCGGAAAACCCCGCAAAAAATCTTCCGCGCTTCTTGCAGTGTGCAGGCGGCCCTGCAACCACACCCGCTGATTTGTTAGCGCTATTGCGCTTCCCTCACAAAGGCGGACTTTCGTTTGAGTCACTGGCTGCTTTGACAACTATTACAACGCCAGACCAAAGCTATACTCTGGGTGGAAGATATATTGAGCATATGGGGCGGCAATGGAGCTGGCAGAGCGGTAGTATCGGCCCATACAAAGCCTTTGCGATTTATGATCCGCAAAACGATATCGGTTTTGCTGCGATGACCGCATCCGGCAAAGAGCATGCTGTCGAGGATCCTCGGAATGCATGGTTGGGCAGTCTCCCGGAATGA
- a CDS encoding 7-carboxy-7-deazaguanine synthase QueE, with amino-acid sequence MALVLATDDTGGPEIFASLQGEGPSAGVPVAFIRLSRCNLACTWCDTAYTWHFEGDNREHRDGVTFDRTANQVSLDPKDAAQRIAALGQKRLVITGGEPLMQGGALADMLAHLPDIEVEIETNGTTKAPSHVDIRVDQYNVSPKLSHSGNAADLALIPERLDFYACDPRAFFKFVIASPEDVDEVLELQRTYRFKPGHVFLMPEGTDSETLRIREKWLSGLCLEHGFRMSDRMHIHLYGDTRGT; translated from the coding sequence ATGGCTTTAGTACTTGCCACTGACGACACCGGCGGACCTGAAATTTTCGCCTCGCTGCAAGGCGAAGGGCCAAGCGCAGGCGTGCCGGTGGCGTTTATCCGCCTGTCGCGGTGCAACCTTGCCTGCACGTGGTGCGACACGGCCTATACGTGGCATTTCGAAGGCGATAATCGCGAGCACCGCGATGGGGTGACGTTCGACCGTACAGCCAATCAGGTGTCGCTTGATCCGAAAGATGCGGCGCAGCGGATTGCTGCTTTGGGGCAAAAGCGCCTCGTGATTACGGGCGGAGAGCCGTTAATGCAGGGCGGCGCGCTCGCCGATATGCTGGCGCACCTGCCCGATATCGAAGTCGAGATCGAAACCAACGGCACCACCAAAGCGCCCAGCCACGTCGATATTCGCGTCGATCAATACAATGTCAGCCCCAAGCTTTCGCATAGCGGTAATGCCGCCGACCTCGCGCTGATCCCAGAGCGGCTTGATTTCTATGCCTGCGACCCGCGTGCTTTCTTCAAATTCGTGATCGCCAGCCCCGAGGACGTCGACGAAGTGCTGGAATTGCAGCGCACCTACCGGTTCAAACCGGGCCACGTCTTTCTGATGCCCGAAGGCACCGATAGCGAGACGCTGCGCATACGCGAGAAATGGCTCAGCGGTTTGTGCCTCGAACATGGTTTCCGGATGAGCGACCGAATGCATATCCATCTGTATGGAGACACACGCGGCACGTAG
- a CDS encoding ATP-binding protein produces the protein MNDMASQNFDSAAADARPSPDDEMDNARMPIGVVLEISGAGSQIALDLQRLNECMDDDDPSIKLAGQVGSQIKIRVGDAWLLASVRDQRKDRRSESGIIAHIDFLGEGSEEKLTGRINGFKRGVTRYPVPGAMVFPASTPDLEQIYASDGRANITIGKVFPTRDIRAGLYIDAMLGKHFALLGSTGTGKSTSASLILHRICEAAPNGHIVMIDPHGEYSAAFRTTGQILDVSNLQMPYWLMNFEEHCEVLLTSAGNERQVDMDILAKCLLHARSKNRLAETMGKITVDSPIPYLLSDLSNVIQDEMGKLDKATSSAPYMRIKGKLDELKADPRYQFMFSGMLVGDTMTDFISKVFRMPGGGKPISIIDVSGVPSDITSTVVAVLSRLVFDFAIWGREERTRPILLVCEEAHRYVPNEKNADGSSVGKILSRIAKEGRKYGISLGLITQRPSDLAEGVLSQCGTIISMRLNNERDQAFVKAAMPEGARGFLDSIPALRNRECIVCGEGVAIPIRVNFDFLEEHKRPASEDPSFVDLWREDGGEEELVERVVLRWRSQG, from the coding sequence ATGAACGATATGGCCAGCCAGAATTTCGACAGCGCGGCGGCAGACGCACGGCCTTCGCCGGATGACGAGATGGATAATGCCCGTATGCCGATTGGTGTCGTGCTGGAAATTTCAGGCGCGGGCTCGCAAATTGCGCTTGATCTCCAGCGTCTCAACGAATGCATGGATGATGATGACCCCTCGATTAAACTGGCAGGTCAGGTCGGCAGCCAGATTAAAATTCGCGTCGGCGATGCATGGTTGCTCGCAAGTGTTCGCGATCAACGCAAGGATCGCCGCAGCGAAAGCGGGATTATCGCACATATCGACTTTCTCGGCGAAGGCAGCGAGGAGAAGCTGACGGGTCGGATCAACGGATTCAAACGCGGTGTGACCCGCTATCCTGTTCCCGGAGCGATGGTATTTCCTGCCAGCACGCCAGATCTTGAACAGATATATGCCAGCGATGGCCGGGCAAACATCACCATTGGCAAGGTCTTCCCGACCCGCGATATTCGGGCCGGTTTGTATATCGATGCGATGCTGGGCAAACACTTCGCGTTGCTCGGTTCGACCGGTACCGGTAAATCCACCAGCGCCTCGTTGATCCTCCACCGCATCTGCGAAGCTGCGCCGAATGGTCATATCGTCATGATTGACCCGCACGGCGAATATTCCGCAGCCTTCCGCACAACCGGCCAAATCCTCGATGTGTCCAATCTTCAGATGCCGTATTGGCTGATGAACTTTGAAGAACACTGCGAAGTGCTTCTCACCAGCGCGGGCAATGAACGCCAGGTCGACATGGATATTCTGGCCAAGTGCCTCTTGCACGCGCGCTCGAAAAACCGGCTGGCGGAAACGATGGGCAAAATCACGGTGGATTCGCCGATTCCCTATCTCCTTTCCGATCTTTCCAACGTCATTCAGGACGAGATGGGCAAGCTCGATAAAGCAACGTCGTCAGCCCCCTACATGCGGATCAAGGGCAAGCTCGATGAGCTGAAGGCCGATCCGCGCTATCAATTCATGTTCTCCGGCATGTTGGTCGGCGACACGATGACAGATTTCATTTCCAAAGTGTTCCGCATGCCCGGCGGGGGTAAACCGATTTCGATTATCGATGTGTCCGGTGTGCCATCCGACATCACTTCGACCGTGGTTGCTGTCCTTTCGCGTCTGGTCTTTGATTTCGCAATCTGGGGCCGCGAAGAGCGCACCCGTCCAATCTTGCTCGTATGCGAAGAAGCGCACCGTTATGTTCCCAACGAGAAAAACGCCGACGGGTCATCGGTTGGCAAAATCCTCAGCCGGATTGCCAAGGAGGGCCGGAAATACGGTATTTCGCTCGGTCTGATTACCCAGCGTCCCTCCGACTTGGCAGAAGGCGTTTTGTCGCAGTGCGGTACGATCATATCGATGCGCCTCAACAACGAACGCGATCAGGCTTTCGTGAAAGCAGCGATGCCCGAAGGCGCGCGCGGTTTCCTCGATTCCATCCCTGCCTTGCGCAACCGCGAATGCATCGTCTGCGGAGAGGGTGTTGCCATCCCGATCCGCGTAAACTTTGACTTCCTCGAAGAACACAAACGCCCTGCTTCCGAAGACCCCAGCTTTGTCGATCTTTGGAGAGAGGACGGCGGAGAAGAGGAGCTGGTCGAACGCGTTGTTCTGCGCTGGCGCTCGCAAGGCTAG
- a CDS encoding TIGR02186 family protein gives MIERAFRIAFLGLAAFSLTAQREPILVPEVSQSRIEVRQGFTGADLLLYGAVIDPVGGRDAAQYDIVVVLKGPAEPIRLREKDRIAGIWMNAGASDFRSAPAFFAVASSRPVAEIVDERTAAIYELGTEFIQLSPSGEIEPEEQARFAAGLVEMRQRAGLYKEDEDGVRISEGVLYQARITLPSNVITGLYTAETFAIAEGRVLASATADIEVAKVGLEGRVVAEAERNSFVYGLVAILLSLGMGWFAGRYFNRS, from the coding sequence ATGATCGAGCGCGCTTTTCGGATTGCATTTTTGGGCCTGGCTGCGTTTTCACTGACGGCCCAGCGCGAGCCTATTCTGGTTCCCGAGGTCAGCCAATCGCGGATTGAGGTGCGCCAGGGTTTTACGGGAGCGGACCTGCTGCTTTACGGCGCAGTGATTGATCCTGTCGGCGGACGGGACGCAGCGCAATACGATATCGTCGTCGTCTTGAAAGGCCCGGCTGAACCAATCCGCTTGCGAGAGAAAGACCGGATCGCGGGTATCTGGATGAATGCCGGAGCGAGCGATTTTCGTTCGGCGCCGGCATTTTTCGCCGTGGCATCCTCCAGACCGGTTGCGGAAATCGTCGATGAGCGCACTGCCGCCATCTATGAACTGGGCACTGAATTTATCCAGCTAAGCCCGAGCGGGGAGATTGAACCCGAAGAACAAGCACGCTTTGCAGCCGGTCTTGTCGAAATGCGCCAGCGTGCAGGGCTGTATAAAGAAGACGAAGACGGCGTCCGGATCAGCGAAGGGGTGCTGTATCAGGCGCGTATTACCCTCCCGTCCAATGTGATCACCGGCCTATACACGGCGGAAACTTTCGCCATTGCCGAAGGCCGCGTTCTGGCCAGTGCCACTGCGGATATCGAAGTGGCAAAAGTCGGCCTCGAAGGCCGCGTTGTGGCCGAAGCCGAACGGAACTCCTTCGTCTATGGTCTTGTCGCAATCCTGCTTTCGCTGGGCATGGGCTGGTTTGCGGGACGGTATTTCAATCGCTCTTAG
- a CDS encoding sulfite exporter TauE/SafE family protein, which yields MDVYLPIANLSVNGLFIVLLGGLTGILSGLFGVGGGFLTTPLLIFYGIPPTVAAASAATQVTGASVSGVLAHSKRKGVDYRMGAVMVGGGVVGALIGAVFFNILEALGQIDVVINILYVVLLGSIGSLMMREALTALRPSKSGETAQPRKRRHHPLVAGLPFRWRFYRSGLYISPLAPLILGTLVGILTMLMGVGGGFLLVPAMLYLLGMSGNVVVGTSLFQILFVTMVTTMTHALTTKAVDIVLAGLLLLGSVLGAQFGTQVAMKARPEVLRLVLAAIVLLVALRMLYGLGVQPDEIYTVSPL from the coding sequence ATGGACGTCTACCTCCCAATTGCGAATCTCTCGGTGAACGGATTGTTCATCGTGCTGCTTGGCGGGCTGACGGGTATTTTGTCCGGTCTGTTCGGGGTTGGCGGGGGCTTTTTGACGACGCCTTTGCTGATTTTTTACGGCATCCCGCCCACTGTCGCTGCGGCATCCGCAGCAACTCAGGTAACCGGTGCGAGTGTTTCTGGCGTGCTGGCCCATTCGAAACGCAAGGGCGTCGATTATCGTATGGGCGCGGTCATGGTTGGCGGCGGTGTTGTCGGCGCGCTGATCGGTGCTGTCTTTTTCAACATCCTCGAGGCGCTTGGCCAGATCGATGTTGTGATCAATATTCTCTACGTAGTGCTGCTGGGATCAATTGGATCGCTCATGATGCGTGAGGCCCTCACCGCGCTTCGTCCGAGCAAATCGGGCGAGACTGCGCAGCCGCGCAAGCGACGTCACCATCCGCTGGTGGCTGGTTTACCGTTTCGGTGGCGGTTTTACCGTTCGGGTTTGTATATCTCTCCGCTTGCTCCGCTGATTTTGGGAACATTGGTTGGAATTTTGACCATGCTGATGGGGGTCGGCGGGGGTTTCCTGCTGGTACCAGCGATGCTGTATTTGCTTGGGATGAGCGGCAACGTGGTGGTTGGTACGTCGCTGTTCCAGATCCTGTTTGTGACGATGGTAACAACCATGACCCACGCGCTGACCACCAAAGCGGTCGATATTGTCCTTGCCGGTCTGTTGCTGCTCGGATCTGTGCTGGGTGCGCAATTCGGGACGCAAGTTGCAATGAAGGCCAGGCCCGAAGTGCTGCGTTTGGTGCTGGCTGCTATCGTGCTCTTGGTCGCGCTGCGTATGCTTTATGGTCTGGGGGTTCAGCCGGACGAGATTTACACCGTCAGTCCGCTATGA